A window from Lactiplantibacillus pentosus encodes these proteins:
- a CDS encoding carbamoyl phosphate synthase small subunit: MNKYLTLADGTQWIGTAIGDCQLETSGQVVFNTGMTGYQETLTDPSYLNQMIAFTYPLIGNYGIDPTVAQAPTVGAQAIIVHELATFEDHYTSRQSLANFLTTHHVAGIEGIDTRDLTIHIRQTGTQMAILSNQPVSDFNAKLATLPAHHLNAAPLPAVPASTSKPRIAILNFGEKAAITAELQERGCDVVVLPAMTSLKAIAAYHPDGILLSNGPGDPTDYAACLPTIRQLAHQYPLAGICLGHQLIALAYGAQTYQLPFGHHGMNHPVQACVDGSVMMTSQNHDYAVDPASIKATPLMVTHTELNDGSIEGLRLPHQAVMSVQFHPEAHPGPKEAGQFFDNFLLTIQKEAVVNA, translated from the coding sequence ATGAACAAATACTTAACTTTAGCGGATGGCACACAGTGGATTGGAACGGCGATTGGGGATTGCCAATTAGAGACGTCCGGACAAGTCGTCTTCAATACGGGGATGACCGGTTATCAAGAAACGCTGACTGATCCGTCCTACTTAAATCAAATGATTGCTTTTACTTACCCCTTAATTGGTAACTATGGCATCGACCCGACCGTTGCCCAGGCACCGACCGTGGGCGCACAGGCGATTATCGTTCATGAACTTGCGACTTTTGAGGATCATTATACGAGCCGTCAATCACTGGCCAACTTCTTAACGACCCACCATGTTGCGGGCATTGAAGGCATCGACACCCGCGATTTGACGATTCATATTCGGCAGACAGGCACGCAGATGGCAATTTTAAGTAACCAACCCGTCAGCGACTTTAATGCCAAACTCGCCACACTACCGGCCCATCATCTTAACGCCGCGCCACTACCAGCCGTACCAGCATCAACATCTAAGCCGCGGATTGCAATCCTCAATTTTGGTGAGAAAGCCGCGATTACGGCTGAGCTTCAGGAACGGGGCTGTGACGTCGTCGTACTCCCCGCCATGACTAGTCTCAAGGCAATTGCCGCCTATCATCCAGACGGTATCTTACTCTCCAACGGCCCCGGCGACCCAACTGACTACGCAGCTTGCCTGCCAACGATTCGCCAGTTAGCGCACCAATATCCGCTCGCTGGCATTTGCCTGGGACATCAGTTGATTGCCCTCGCATACGGCGCTCAGACTTACCAATTACCATTTGGGCACCACGGGATGAATCATCCGGTACAAGCCTGTGTTGATGGCAGCGTCATGATGACGTCGCAAAATCACGATTACGCTGTCGACCCGGCTTCTATCAAAGCCACCCCGCTGATGGTCACCCATACCGAACTGAACGACGGCAGTATTGAGGGGCTACGGCTGCCGCATCAAGCCGTCATGTCCGTTCAATTTCACCCCGAAGCCCATCCGGGGCCCAAAGAAGCGGGTCAATTCTTCGATAATTTCTTACTAACGATTCAAAAGGAGGCCGTCGTTAATGCCTAA
- the argC gene encoding N-acetyl-gamma-glutamyl-phosphate reductase has protein sequence MQVALVGVTGYSGMVLYRLLKQHPQVDEIHLYGHADAATVPLKTVATMYQEETAEIRPFDAATIMRDDAVVFFATSAGITRQLALPLIEAHFPVIDLSGDFRLHDSQQYQHWYHREPAPAEALAQASYGLADIPATLTTYIANPGCYATATLLGLAPLVQHQLIDPTSIVVDAKSGLSGAGKRATDSSHYVAVNDNLSLYKLNQHQHIPEIMQQLQQWWSAVPAIEFTTTLIPVTRGIMATIYAKAQQPLTTAQLQATFNNSYQGQPFVQVLPTGMPTLKDVVGSNNCALGVDYNPVTNTIVVVSVIDNLMKGAAGQSIQNFNRYFELPVTAGLPTLPVFP, from the coding sequence ATGCAAGTCGCGCTAGTTGGCGTTACGGGATACAGTGGCATGGTGTTGTACCGACTCTTGAAGCAACACCCGCAAGTTGATGAGATCCACTTATACGGGCATGCGGATGCGGCGACCGTTCCATTAAAGACGGTTGCCACGATGTACCAGGAAGAAACGGCTGAGATTCGACCATTCGATGCAGCCACGATTATGCGCGACGATGCGGTCGTCTTCTTCGCCACTTCGGCGGGAATCACCCGGCAGCTCGCCTTACCATTAATTGAAGCACATTTTCCAGTCATCGATTTATCTGGTGATTTTCGACTACATGACTCACAACAGTATCAACATTGGTATCATCGTGAACCCGCTCCGGCTGAAGCGTTGGCGCAGGCGAGTTACGGTTTAGCAGATATACCGGCCACCCTGACGACCTACATTGCTAATCCGGGGTGTTACGCAACGGCGACGCTATTAGGATTAGCACCGCTCGTCCAGCATCAGTTGATTGACCCGACCTCGATCGTCGTCGATGCCAAGTCGGGGTTATCGGGGGCGGGCAAACGTGCGACGGATAGTAGTCACTACGTTGCCGTGAATGATAATTTGAGTTTATACAAATTAAACCAGCATCAGCACATTCCAGAAATCATGCAACAATTGCAGCAATGGTGGTCAGCGGTTCCGGCCATCGAATTTACAACGACGCTGATTCCCGTGACCCGCGGCATCATGGCCACAATTTACGCCAAGGCCCAACAGCCACTGACGACGGCGCAACTTCAGGCCACGTTTAATAACAGCTATCAAGGACAACCATTCGTGCAGGTCTTACCAACGGGCATGCCGACCTTAAAAGACGTCGTTGGGTCGAACAACTGCGCGTTAGGGGTCGATTATAATCCGGTCACCAATACGATCGTGGTCGTCAGCGTCATCGACAATTTAATGAAGGGGGCGGCGGGCCAGTCCATTCAAAACTTCAATCGTTACTTTGAGTTACCCGTGACGGCAGGGCTACCGACATTACCCGTATTCCCTTAA
- the argJ gene encoding bifunctional glutamate N-acetyltransferase/amino-acid acetyltransferase ArgJ: MQVLTNTKFETVAFQWPNGFYSDGIHIGLRRHKKDFGWLFSKVPASAAGTYTTNQFQAAPTKLTKQMIDHNHQLQGLLLNSAIANSCTGAQGWQNALQEQTWLANKLAVAPDLIGVASTGLIGAQLPMDKIQNGLPQLTPTKSDAVTYAVLTTDKHPKTVCVQCELSGHLVTLTGFAKGSGMIHPKMATMLGFVTTDAQVDGDVLQSMLSTNVDSTFNQITVDGDTSTNDMVVTMANGLADNPSLEAGTTDYDIFNQALHYVLGQLAKQIAADGEGATKLVECNVTHAASDDDGQKIAKAIVGSNLVKAAIFGEDPNWGRIISTIGATDADIDIDTVDIEMNGIPLVQDSLAVDFDLAAVQGTLHDSQIMIDVDLHHGAASGQAWGCDLTYNYVKINASYHT; this comes from the coding sequence ATGCAAGTTTTAACGAATACGAAATTTGAAACGGTCGCTTTTCAGTGGCCGAATGGGTTTTACAGTGATGGCATTCATATTGGGCTACGTCGGCATAAGAAAGATTTCGGCTGGTTGTTTTCAAAAGTGCCTGCCAGTGCGGCTGGAACGTATACCACGAACCAGTTTCAGGCGGCACCTACTAAGCTGACCAAGCAGATGATCGACCACAATCATCAGTTACAGGGCTTATTGTTGAACAGCGCCATCGCCAATTCCTGTACCGGTGCGCAGGGCTGGCAAAATGCCTTGCAAGAACAAACTTGGCTAGCCAATAAACTAGCCGTTGCCCCTGACTTGATTGGGGTGGCTTCGACCGGATTGATTGGGGCTCAGCTACCGATGGATAAAATTCAAAATGGCTTACCACAGTTGACACCGACTAAGAGCGATGCCGTGACCTACGCCGTTTTGACGACCGACAAACATCCGAAAACCGTCTGTGTGCAGTGTGAATTGAGTGGCCATTTAGTGACGCTGACCGGATTTGCCAAGGGGTCCGGGATGATTCATCCGAAGATGGCCACGATGCTCGGCTTTGTCACGACTGATGCCCAGGTAGACGGCGACGTGCTCCAAAGCATGTTAAGTACCAACGTGGATTCGACCTTTAACCAAATCACGGTCGATGGCGATACCTCCACCAATGACATGGTCGTAACGATGGCCAACGGTTTAGCCGACAATCCTAGCTTGGAAGCTGGAACTACCGACTACGATATTTTTAATCAAGCCTTGCACTATGTCTTAGGGCAACTCGCCAAACAAATTGCGGCGGACGGTGAAGGGGCGACCAAGTTAGTCGAATGTAACGTGACCCACGCGGCCTCGGATGACGATGGTCAAAAGATTGCCAAGGCCATCGTGGGTTCCAACCTCGTGAAGGCCGCCATCTTTGGCGAAGACCCGAACTGGGGCCGAATCATCAGTACGATTGGCGCGACTGATGCAGACATTGACATCGACACGGTCGATATTGAAATGAATGGGATTCCACTAGTTCAGGACAGTTTAGCGGTCGACTTTGACCTAGCCGCTGTTCAAGGAACCTTGCATGACAGCCAAATCATGATTGACGTCGATTTACACCATGGCGCGGCCAGTGGACAGGCGTGGGGCTGTGACCTGACTTACAACTATGTCAAAATCAACGCCAGCTACCATACTTAA
- the argB gene encoding acetylglutamate kinase, which translates to MQKLIVIKIGGQAIHQLQPTFFTQLQHWLDQDYQLLIVHGGGPMITQLTDELALPVKKVNGLRVTDAATLNLTKLALLGDAQPALLSQLSQHGLPVLGLNAADNQLLTGKLVDYQQLGYVGRITAVDDNQLSQLLAHHIGVLAPLALTENGQWLNVNADMAATVLAQQLHAEKLVLLTDVPGIMHHGNLMTSLSPHQAQRLIQTAVITAGMQPKVRAAIAAIQTGVKQAVITNAIDRPGTAIIQEVAV; encoded by the coding sequence ATGCAAAAGTTAATCGTAATTAAAATTGGCGGGCAGGCGATCCACCAACTACAACCGACGTTTTTTACCCAGTTACAGCACTGGCTCGACCAAGATTATCAACTACTGATCGTACACGGTGGCGGCCCAATGATCACGCAGCTGACGGATGAATTGGCCCTGCCAGTCAAAAAAGTCAACGGCTTACGCGTCACGGATGCCGCTACCCTTAATTTGACCAAACTAGCGCTGTTAGGGGATGCGCAACCCGCATTGCTGAGTCAGCTCAGTCAACATGGACTACCAGTACTCGGACTGAATGCTGCCGATAATCAATTGTTGACGGGGAAACTCGTCGATTACCAACAGTTGGGTTATGTTGGCCGCATCACGGCAGTCGACGACAACCAGCTCAGTCAACTGTTGGCTCACCACATTGGTGTTTTGGCACCTCTGGCCCTCACAGAAAACGGGCAGTGGTTGAACGTTAATGCCGATATGGCGGCGACGGTCCTAGCACAACAGTTACACGCAGAAAAATTAGTCTTGTTGACGGATGTTCCCGGCATCATGCATCACGGCAATTTGATGACGTCACTTTCGCCACATCAGGCCCAGCGATTGATTCAAACGGCCGTTATCACGGCGGGCATGCAACCCAAAGTACGGGCGGCAATCGCCGCAATTCAGACCGGTGTCAAGCAGGCAGTCATTACGAATGCCATTGATCGTCCCGGTACAGCAATTATTCAGGAGGTGGCCGTATGA
- a CDS encoding acetylornithine transaminase: MTMQHVFPTYQRFPFVIEDGQGVHLTDNHGNTYLDFTAGIGVCNFGYHQPQIQQAVAEQLTHIWHTSNLYENDLQDQVAGLLTHGEDRLVYFANSGTEANEAALKLARKYTGKTNILAFQHSFHGRTYGAMSMTGNPHIQAGYAPLVPGISFAPYNDEAALAQITPDLAAVILEVVQGEGGVYAGEQAWLQHVNAKCQATGVLLIIDEVQTGIGRTGYRMAYEGYGLDPDIYTVAKGLANGIPVGAMVGRKQFASAFGPGSHGSTFAGNALAMAAANSVLTQLTPELLTEVRDHAATLWQALETQVAPLPAVKQLTGKGLMVGIHLDEQLPVSQVITQLQAAGLLTLSAGDNTLRLLPPIVMQPDDLLAGVATITQVLSALTTEV; encoded by the coding sequence ATGACCATGCAACACGTTTTTCCAACTTACCAACGGTTCCCATTTGTGATTGAAGACGGTCAAGGCGTTCACTTGACGGACAATCACGGCAACACATACTTAGATTTCACGGCCGGTATCGGGGTCTGTAACTTTGGCTACCATCAACCCCAGATTCAACAAGCGGTCGCTGAGCAATTGACGCATATCTGGCATACGTCAAATCTCTATGAAAATGACTTGCAGGACCAAGTCGCCGGCTTATTGACCCACGGTGAAGACCGGTTGGTGTATTTTGCCAATTCCGGGACCGAGGCCAACGAAGCGGCGCTCAAACTCGCCCGCAAATATACGGGTAAGACTAATATCTTAGCCTTCCAACATTCCTTTCATGGCCGGACTTATGGTGCAATGTCGATGACGGGCAATCCCCACATTCAAGCCGGTTACGCGCCATTGGTCCCGGGAATTAGTTTTGCCCCTTACAACGATGAGGCGGCGCTAGCACAAATCACCCCGGACTTAGCAGCGGTCATTCTAGAAGTCGTCCAAGGTGAGGGTGGCGTCTACGCGGGTGAACAAGCCTGGTTACAACACGTTAATGCGAAATGTCAGGCAACCGGCGTCTTACTGATTATTGATGAAGTTCAGACGGGCATCGGCCGGACCGGTTACCGGATGGCGTATGAAGGCTACGGCCTGGACCCCGACATTTATACGGTTGCGAAGGGGTTAGCAAACGGGATTCCGGTTGGCGCAATGGTTGGCCGCAAGCAATTCGCGAGCGCGTTTGGTCCGGGTAGCCATGGCTCGACTTTTGCGGGGAACGCCCTCGCAATGGCGGCCGCAAACAGTGTTTTGACGCAATTGACGCCCGAGTTGTTGACGGAAGTTCGTGACCACGCCGCAACCTTGTGGCAAGCGCTTGAAACCCAGGTAGCGCCATTACCAGCCGTCAAACAATTGACGGGTAAAGGTTTGATGGTCGGGATTCATTTGGACGAGCAGCTACCCGTCAGCCAGGTCATCACCCAATTACAAGCAGCCGGGTTATTGACGCTATCGGCTGGGGATAATACGTTACGCCTATTGCCACCGATCGTGATGCAACCCGACGACTTATTAGCCGGCGTTGCCACGATTACGCAAGTCTTATCAGCTTTAACGACGGAGGTTTAA
- the argF gene encoding ornithine carbamoyltransferase produces MNNHFQGQSFLKEIDFTPAELTYLIDFASHLKALKAQHIPHPYLQGKNIALLFEKTSTRTRSAFTVAANDLGAHPEFLGKNDIQFGTKESVVDTAKVLGSMYDGIEFRGFKQATVEDLAQYSGVPVWNGLTDDWHPTQILADFLTLKEHFGHLKGLTLAYVGDGRNNMANSLLVAGAMLGINMAIGAPAALQPDTHVTALAQQYAQAAGSTVVITADPQQAVAQADALYTDVWVSMGEQVDYGARIKQLLPFQINADLLAATGKATTIVMHCLPALHDHQTDLGAKLGEQYQLAAFEITDDVFQSKHSVVFEEAANRMPAIKAVMAATLGDLFIPDSIFA; encoded by the coding sequence ATGAATAATCATTTTCAAGGTCAGTCATTTTTAAAAGAAATCGACTTTACACCCGCAGAATTGACCTATCTGATCGATTTTGCGAGCCATTTAAAGGCGCTCAAAGCCCAACATATTCCGCATCCTTATTTACAAGGTAAGAATATCGCGTTGCTCTTTGAGAAGACTTCGACACGGACACGCTCGGCTTTTACGGTCGCAGCTAATGACCTGGGCGCACATCCTGAATTTCTCGGTAAAAACGATATTCAGTTTGGCACTAAGGAATCAGTCGTTGATACGGCCAAAGTGCTCGGTTCAATGTATGACGGCATCGAATTTCGGGGCTTCAAACAGGCCACTGTCGAGGACCTAGCGCAATATAGCGGCGTACCGGTATGGAACGGTCTAACGGATGACTGGCATCCGACCCAGATTTTAGCCGACTTCTTGACGCTCAAAGAACACTTCGGACATTTAAAGGGGCTGACACTAGCGTACGTTGGTGACGGCCGCAATAATATGGCCAACAGTTTGTTAGTCGCTGGTGCCATGCTCGGTATCAATATGGCAATCGGCGCACCCGCAGCACTCCAGCCGGATACCCACGTGACCGCGTTAGCACAACAGTATGCGCAAGCCGCCGGAAGCACCGTCGTGATCACGGCCGACCCGCAGCAGGCCGTGGCCCAAGCGGATGCCTTGTATACGGATGTCTGGGTCTCCATGGGTGAACAGGTCGATTATGGCGCACGAATTAAACAACTCTTGCCATTCCAAATCAACGCTGACCTGCTAGCGGCGACTGGCAAAGCAACGACCATCGTCATGCACTGTTTACCGGCACTCCATGACCATCAGACTGACCTCGGCGCCAAACTCGGTGAGCAGTACCAGCTGGCGGCGTTTGAAATCACCGACGACGTCTTCCAAAGCAAGCACTCGGTCGTCTTCGAGGAGGCCGCCAACCGAATGCCCGCAATCAAGGCAGTCATGGCCGCAACTTTGGGCGATCTATTTATTCCCGACAGCATTTTTGCCTAG
- a CDS encoding QueT transporter family protein, which yields MTQSKIRPWIINALVAAMYVVLCLGPAAFSLASGAIQFRVSEGLNHLAVFNRKYIWGIVAGVILFDAFGPGASLLNVLFGGGQSLLALLILTWLAPKLKTVWQRMLLNIFLFTVSMFMIAIMITMMSSGVAFWPTYLTTALSELIIMSITAPIMYSLDRILHFSDRIQ from the coding sequence ATGACGCAATCCAAAATTCGACCATGGATCATTAATGCCCTGGTCGCTGCAATGTATGTCGTACTATGTCTCGGTCCCGCAGCCTTCAGTCTGGCCTCGGGTGCCATCCAATTTCGGGTCTCAGAAGGCCTGAATCATTTGGCAGTCTTCAATCGCAAGTATATTTGGGGCATCGTTGCCGGGGTGATCTTATTCGACGCCTTTGGCCCAGGTGCCAGCCTACTCAACGTCCTATTCGGTGGCGGCCAATCCTTACTGGCCTTACTGATTTTGACTTGGCTCGCGCCTAAGCTGAAGACGGTGTGGCAGCGGATGTTACTGAACATCTTCCTCTTCACCGTCTCGATGTTCATGATTGCCATCATGATCACCATGATGAGCAGCGGCGTCGCATTCTGGCCAACGTACCTTACGACCGCATTATCCGAATTAATTATCATGAGTATTACCGCACCAATTATGTATAGCTTAGATCGCATCTTACACTTTAGTGACCGGATTCAATAG
- a CDS encoding peptide ABC transporter substrate-binding protein, translating into MKMKTMVIASCLLLVAPLAVCGRAHANTTTTQKTLHLMQDTELTSLDTSNTATLTQWNVLQQSMEGLYRMNAHNQVVGAMATKVVKPTNHGKTYTFHLRKSAKWSNGHPVTAADFVTAWRRSVSSTSTSGYSYIYEGIKNAAQISAGHKSTKTLGVTAVNKHTLRVTLSHAMPYLSKMLTMPAFFPQDHQVVSKYGKDYGTSSAKMAYNGPFTVSGWNGTNDSWNLLKNTYYYDKQSIKLNKMTMQVVKDSTTAHNLFSQGKLDDATVTGVTAQGVQNDSHLKHVSKAGTYYLRLNMQKNRALNNKYLRQALNLVLNKKTLTKNVLSDGSTPAYNYVTPGLTTDPTTNKDFGTETQSSYRYNVKKAQALWNKGLKQLGRSSVTLKLVSDDTTVAKNIDQFVQAAVKQHLNNAKVTVSAVPSKSSGDAVTSGNYDMTYTLWLADYADPVSFFDILTKNNPQNYGHYDDTVFNQQISAAHNQNATNTTAYWKNMRTAANRLNQTAAVVPLYNMTESHLVNSNLKGVSYHSVGENDYTRAYFK; encoded by the coding sequence ATGAAAATGAAGACAATGGTCATTGCGAGTTGCTTGTTATTAGTCGCCCCCTTAGCCGTCTGCGGACGTGCCCATGCGAATACGACAACCACGCAAAAAACGTTACACTTAATGCAAGATACGGAGCTGACTTCCTTGGACACATCTAATACCGCGACGCTGACCCAATGGAACGTGCTGCAACAATCCATGGAAGGCCTCTACCGGATGAATGCCCATAATCAAGTCGTAGGTGCGATGGCAACTAAAGTCGTTAAGCCTACCAATCACGGTAAAACCTACACGTTCCATTTAAGGAAATCAGCTAAATGGAGTAACGGTCACCCCGTTACCGCTGCAGATTTCGTCACCGCTTGGCGTCGGTCGGTCAGTTCAACTTCCACTTCTGGCTATAGTTACATTTATGAAGGGATCAAGAATGCTGCCCAGATTTCAGCGGGTCACAAATCAACCAAAACGCTCGGTGTCACCGCAGTTAACAAACACACCTTACGCGTAACACTCAGTCATGCGATGCCTTATCTTAGCAAAATGCTGACGATGCCGGCGTTCTTCCCGCAAGACCATCAAGTCGTCTCCAAGTATGGCAAGGATTACGGCACTAGCAGCGCTAAAATGGCTTATAATGGTCCGTTTACAGTTAGCGGTTGGAACGGCACCAACGATTCCTGGAATTTGCTAAAAAATACATATTATTATGACAAACAATCAATCAAACTCAACAAGATGACGATGCAGGTCGTCAAGGATTCAACGACTGCCCACAACCTATTTTCACAAGGTAAACTAGACGATGCGACTGTTACCGGCGTCACGGCTCAAGGCGTCCAAAATGATAGTCACCTCAAACATGTCAGCAAAGCCGGCACTTATTACTTACGCTTGAACATGCAGAAGAATCGGGCCCTCAATAACAAGTACTTGCGGCAGGCCTTGAATCTCGTACTCAATAAGAAGACGCTGACGAAAAACGTGCTCAGTGATGGTTCGACGCCTGCTTATAATTACGTGACACCTGGTCTCACGACTGACCCAACCACGAACAAGGATTTTGGTACAGAAACGCAGAGTAGCTATCGCTATAACGTTAAGAAGGCCCAAGCCCTATGGAACAAAGGATTGAAGCAACTCGGCCGGTCTTCAGTCACCTTGAAGTTGGTCAGCGATGACACGACGGTTGCCAAAAACATTGACCAATTCGTTCAGGCAGCGGTCAAGCAGCATTTAAACAATGCCAAAGTTACCGTTTCAGCGGTGCCGTCCAAGTCATCCGGAGATGCCGTCACCTCTGGCAATTATGATATGACTTATACGCTGTGGCTAGCGGACTACGCGGACCCAGTCTCGTTCTTCGATATCCTAACTAAGAACAACCCGCAAAACTACGGTCACTATGACGATACCGTCTTCAACCAACAAATTAGTGCCGCGCACAATCAAAATGCAACGAACACAACTGCTTACTGGAAAAACATGCGAACGGCTGCTAATCGGCTGAACCAAACCGCTGCGGTGGTGCCACTGTATAACATGACGGAAAGTCATCTCGTTAATTCCAATTTGAAAGGCGTAAGCTACCATTCCGTTGGCGAGAACGACTATACTCGGGCGTATTTCAAATAA
- a CDS encoding proline iminopeptidase-family hydrolase, with protein MLTGTHLLQLHNGFHLFTRTVGHGPVKLLCVHGGPGSNHTEFENFAAELGEDQVQVSMYDQLGSFYSDQPDYTQPENRQYLSLDYYLSELEEVRQQLGLEDFYLLGHSWGGLLAQEYALKYGQHLKGLIIMSMIDNIAEYAPHVNALRQQTLSTSQVDYMKGIEKAEAFDDPEYQHLVDVLNAHFVCRHPENGPRQLVSTLATPVYNYFQGNNEFVMVGALNGWDQRKNLHQITVPTLLTFGEYDTMPLNVARRMQQTLPHARLTLTPDGGHCHSVDNPAAFFHNLHQYLHDVEADQFTAY; from the coding sequence ATGTTAACAGGCACACATTTATTACAGCTTCACAACGGGTTTCATTTATTCACACGCACAGTCGGTCATGGGCCAGTCAAACTACTGTGTGTTCACGGTGGCCCAGGCAGCAACCACACCGAATTCGAAAACTTCGCTGCTGAACTTGGTGAAGATCAGGTTCAAGTTAGTATGTATGACCAATTAGGGTCCTTTTACTCAGATCAACCTGACTATACGCAACCCGAGAATCGGCAGTACCTCTCCCTGGACTACTACCTATCCGAATTAGAGGAAGTCCGCCAACAACTCGGATTAGAAGATTTTTATTTGCTCGGTCATTCCTGGGGCGGCTTATTGGCGCAAGAATACGCCCTAAAATATGGGCAACATCTTAAGGGACTCATTATCATGAGTATGATTGATAACATTGCGGAATACGCGCCCCACGTTAATGCGTTGCGTCAACAAACGCTCTCCACCAGCCAAGTCGATTACATGAAAGGCATCGAAAAAGCAGAAGCGTTCGATGATCCTGAATATCAACATCTCGTTGACGTCCTCAATGCACACTTTGTTTGTCGACACCCAGAAAATGGGCCACGACAGCTCGTATCGACACTTGCAACGCCCGTTTACAATTACTTTCAAGGTAATAATGAATTCGTGATGGTCGGTGCACTAAATGGTTGGGACCAACGGAAAAATCTCCATCAAATCACCGTCCCAACTTTGTTGACCTTTGGCGAATATGACACGATGCCGCTAAATGTCGCCCGGCGCATGCAGCAAACACTTCCACACGCTCGGCTGACACTCACACCGGATGGCGGTCATTGTCACAGCGTCGATAACCCGGCAGCGTTCTTCCACAACTTGCATCAATATTTGCATGATGTTGAAGCTGACCAATTCACGGCATATTAA
- the cbpA gene encoding cyclic di-AMP binding protein CbpA — protein MLLKTLVKPKERLVTITADATLEDALKVLEDSGFRCVPILDETGHIFRGNIYKMHIYRHKSRGGDMSLPVTTLLKNATKTIQVDSAFYNIFFSIKDLPYIAVLDEHGYFYGILTHTRLLDMLSQSWNVNVGSYVLTVVSVGERGDLAAMAKIITKYTSIAGCLTLDVQNGTLGYRTLFTLPENVDSEKLKRIIDNLNRKQFKVIEVEDLQAE, from the coding sequence ATGCTATTAAAAACACTCGTTAAGCCTAAAGAACGCCTCGTCACGATCACGGCTGACGCAACTTTAGAAGACGCCTTAAAAGTCTTGGAAGATTCCGGCTTCCGCTGTGTGCCAATCTTAGACGAAACCGGCCATATTTTCCGCGGTAACATTTACAAAATGCATATCTACCGCCACAAGTCTCGGGGTGGCGACATGTCACTTCCCGTCACGACCTTACTGAAAAACGCGACTAAGACGATTCAAGTCGATTCAGCGTTTTACAACATCTTCTTCTCCATCAAAGATTTGCCATACATCGCCGTCCTCGATGAACACGGCTACTTTTATGGCATCTTGACGCATACACGCCTGCTGGATATGCTGTCACAATCTTGGAACGTCAACGTTGGCAGTTACGTCCTCACCGTTGTCTCCGTTGGTGAACGTGGAGACTTAGCCGCCATGGCCAAAATCATCACCAAATATACGTCAATCGCCGGCTGTTTGACCTTGGACGTTCAAAATGGCACCTTGGGCTACCGGACGCTCTTCACCCTGCCAGAAAACGTCGACAGTGAAAAACTCAAACGCATCATCGATAACTTGAACCGCAAACAATTCAAAGTTATCGAAGTTGAAGACTTACAAGCTGAATAG